CCAATCTTTTGTCCATTAATCAATTTTGTAGAGATAATAAATGTTTCTTCATTTTGACTGACTCTCATTATTTTGTAAAGGACAACCACACGGGCAACACCCTGCTAGAAGGTCGGAGTGAAGGGGGTCTTTATCCCATAACCACGACCAAGGCTGCTCTTAATAAATCTCGGATTCACATGGCTATGATTGGTATTAAAACTTCTGCAAGTGTGTGGCATTCAAGACTTGGTCATCCCTCTTCTTCAATAGTTCGTTATATTCTTAGTCAACATCATCTACCAGTTTCCGGATCCTTGAATAATAAGGAGTTTTGTGAGTCATGTCAACTTGGCAAAAGCAAACAACTCCCCTTTTCTCTATCTTCAAGGGTTTCATCTGCTCCACTTCAACTGATTCACAGTGACGTTTGGAGTTCTCCTATTCTTTCTTTAGAAGGCTTTAagtattatgttattttcataGATGATTTTTCTAGGTACTCTTGGTTGTATCCTTTACAATCTAAAGCTGAtgtatttatttcatttatgaaatttaaaacattagtggaaaatttattttcatctcGCATTAAGCAATTCCAATCtgatggtggtggtgaatttatttccaatcaatttaaaaattatctaGAAGCAAATGGCATTACTCATCGCATAAGTTGTCCTTACACAGCCCAACAAAATGGGCTTGCTGAAAGAAAACATCGTCATGTTGTAGAAATGGGTCTTTCTATGTTAGCTCAATCTGGTTTGCCTAAAGTCTTTTGGGTTGAGTCTTTTCTCACGGCCATTTTTTTGATTAATAGGCTTCCCACTGCTGTGCTTAAGGATTGTTCTcctttttcagttttatttaaTCAAGAACCTGACTACTCTATTCTTAGGacttttggttgtgcttgttaTCCCTTATTAAGGCCTTATAATTCTCATAAACTCATGTTTCGCagtaaaaaatgcattttcctaGGCTATGGTTCCAACTACAAGGGTTATCGTTGTCTTGATCCACTTACTAACAAAGTTTTAATTACAAGACATGTTGTGTTTAATGAGATGAGTTTTCCAGCCAAGGTCGAGGTTCCTTCATCCCTTCCTGCTCCAGCACGCCCGTCAGGTATTCCTTCTACATCTCACTTTTCAAATAATTACATTACACCTTCTGCCATGCCTATTATTACTAATGTCCTATGTCCAACTATGGCCTTACCTAATGCATTAGAACCCATATCTGCTCACCCATCTACCACTCCTACACCTCACGAAACAGCCCCTGCTTTTTCTAGTCCATCTTTGACTTGTCCTAATCCCATACAGCCCATGCCTACCACTAGTACATCACATGGGTCTGCACACACTGCTGCACCTACTCTTTCAGCAGCCCCATGTGCTCCTTTGGCCTCATCAGACAACCTTGAATCAATTTGTGACACATCCATATCACTCCCTGCAGTACACGGACCTGCACACACTGCTGCACCTACTTTTTCTACAGACCCATGTGCGCCCTTGGCCTCACTAGACAGCCTTGAATCAGTCCGTGACACCTCCATATCACTCCCTGCATCACACGGATCTCCATCTCTTGCCAATGACCAAAATCTCTCATTACCCATCAGTCCATCCCCCTCCCATCCAATGCTCACTCGGACAAAGACAGGAAACCTTAAGCCGAAATCTTTTCCAGACTACACAGCTCTCTACTCCACCAAACACCCACTCAAAGCCTTCTCAAGTGTTCTACAATATGCTGAACCTAGCTGTTACACACAAGCAGTGTCATCACCTGAATGGAGAGCTGCTATGGGTTGTGAGTTTGATGCTCTCCTTGCTAATGGCACATGGTCTTTATGCCCACGTCCTTTACATAAGAACATTGTTCGCAATAAATGGGTTTACAAGATCAAACGTAAACAAGATGGCTCCATTGAGAGGTTCAAGGCAAGGCTAGTTGCTAAGGGTTTTGATCAGAGGAGTGGGGTTGATTTTACAGAGACGTTCAGCCCTGTCATTAAGCAATCTACGATCCGTGTGGTTTTAACTTTGGCTGTTCATTTTGATTGGTGCATTCGCCAATTAGATGTTTCCaatgctttccttcatggtcATCTAGCGGAAGATGTTTTTATGGAACAACCTCGGGGTTTTGTAGATGCTTCTCATCCTGATTTTGTTTGTCATCTGCATAAGGCTATCTATGGCCTTAAACAAGCACCCCGGGCCTGGTTTACTCGACTCTCTCAAGCACTGTTTGACATTGGGTTTCACTCCTCTGCTGTGGATACATCTCTTTTCATCTATTACACTACCAATGCCACTTTATATGTTTTAgtatatgtggatgatattttaattacaGGAACAAGCAAAGTTGAAATCTTTTCTGTCATCAACCAGCTGCAACGTGTGTTTGCAATGAAGGATCTAGGTGACCTTGGCTTCTTCCTAGGTATGCAAGCAATCCGTGATTCCACTGGGTTACATTTACGGCAATCCAAATACATCATTGACTTATTGCACAAGTCAAAAATGGTAGGTGCCAAGCCATATGCAGCTCCTACAGTGTCTGGCTCTAAACTCTCAGCAACAGATGGCGATCCTCTCTCTGAAGCTGACAGTGCCATCTATCGCCAAGTCCTTGGTACCTTACAATATTGCACCATGACTAGGCCAGATCTCTCATACCCGGTAAATCAATTATGTCAATTTATGCACTCACCCACCACGGTTCATTGGGTGGCAGCTAAGCGAGTTTTACGCTACCTTAAAGGAAGTATAGACCATGGCTTGTTTTTTCGCAAGGGCTCGCTTTGCTTAGAAGCATTTTGTGACTCAGATTGGGCTGGTGATCCGGATAGTCGTCGCTCTACTACAGgatttggtatttttcttggCCCTTGTCTAGTGTCTTGGTGTGCCAAGAAGCAATCAGTGGTTGCTCGTTCAAGCACTGAGGCTGAGTATCGGGCAATGGCAGTTGCCACTGCTGAGATCTATTGGCTCCGAATGTTGCTCAAAGATCTTCGCATTTTACTACCATCTCCTCCTACATTGTGGTGTGACAACATTGGTGCCCTTGCTCTTGCGTCTAACCCGGTCTATCATGGTCGTACTAAGCACATTGAGGTTGACTATCACTTCACTCGTGAGAAAGTCGTTAACAAGGATATCCTTGTTAAATATCTCTCCACACATGATCAACTAGCGGATGTTTTTACAAAAGGCCTTACATCAGCCCGTTTTTGCATGTTGCGTGACAAACTTACGGTGATTAAACCTCCCCTTAGCTTGAGGGGGGCTGTTAGAGATAAAGACGATATTAGAGAAGACCACTTCAAAGATAAGCCACAAGAGGAATCAAGATCAAGAAGGAGATAATgtttttcttctatattatcTCCTCATATATTTATCTCTTTATTTATCTTATATCCTAAGAGATAACATTGTACTCTAAGCAGGACTCTAGTATCATATTCAAATTCTCTTGTAAAGATTATATAGAATTCAAACTGTACATTACTCTATATAATAAACGTGATATTGTGCTGTTTAGGTATTCAAGCCTAAAGCACTTTCAATATATTTCACTTACCGCCATAGGTGATCATGATTATCCCTAGTTTTCCCAAAGTGACTgcaataaatatgaaaaatataaattacttaattaatgaagaaagtgacttaaataatttgaaaagtttaaGTCTTATAAAATCCCATAAACAACTTTCCCCTTGGCCATGCTTAAAGAATAAACGTTAGAATTTACATGTTTGGGATTTAAGTTGGGTTGAGCTAGtttgactatttaatttgcacataTATATGTGAATAGATAAATTTATGCTGCGATTGGCATTAACCCCACCCCTCACATACAAATTTTTGAGATAGAAACCTTACGATCATAGTCTGGCCCATTTTCTCCGGATTGCTCAAAAAATATGTCTTCTGCTTTGGCAAAGAAAGAATAACATCAGCATTTGAaaactcgaaaaaaaaaaaatagcatttttattttagttggaAATATAGTTACAATGTATAACTAACTGTCTTTTTCTTGTAAATGCTATTAATATTCATCTTGTTTGCACGTTGAAACTATTTCCATGCTTCACAGTTTAAGAAATGATAtgctaaaagaaaacaaaagagagatatAGGATCTTACCGATGATCTGCGGTAGCAGTGTTTTGGTAACGACTTCAATagctataaaaataaaaaataaaaaaattaataattaattgaaaggtgaattaaataattttctgaAACAATTTTGTGAGATAGAGACCTTACCTTTTCCAAGAATCTCGGATAGTTTAGAACTGGGATAGGGGCACTGAGCAGGGAAATTCGCGTGATTGAGGTAGCAACTGTCATCTCCTCTGAAGTTCTGACACAGAACTTGCACCCATGAAAGCTTAAAACCATCGGCCACTCGATCGTAAACGTCTGAACACCTAATTGGGGAACCACTATGCGACGCTTTCGGAAACATTTGCTCTATTTGGCAAGAGTCCCCCAAATCGTCTAGAGATATATAGTCGGAATATAAAACATATCGGTAGCTCTTGGAATGGAATAGAGAAGAGTTGGAGGAATTCACTCCCCCATTACTCAAGCATGTAGACGTATCCAAATAGTGATAAGAAATCATTGGCTTTTCACACTTCACCCAAACCAAACCCGTTTCTCGCATACCGACATCGTACCAACCCAAAAGGTACCCTATCGGCCGGTACTGACCACTATCACAAAGGACATATATGTTATGTGGATAACGTAAGGAATATGGATCCCCTGAACTGAAATTGTAGCGGTTTAGAAAATAGCGAGGGATGAAGGAGGTTTTGTCTTTCTTCATATCTGCGTCTACAACTCGGATTGTGTACATACCGTAATCGATTTCCCGTACGTAGTATTTTCCAGCATATAAGTATAACACTGTTTGGTTATTCTCACAAGACAGATTATACCTTTGATCTCTGCACATTGGTGGATCGCCTTCCAACCGAAACGGATAGCTTATATTCTGAATATTTCCGCAGGAAGAAGGAGGACATGAGTGATGATGACTATCCTTGGCACTGCAAACTTCATGGGCTAGGACAAGAACAACAATTAGGACCGTGAGTCCAGCAGGGAAGAGCATTCCTCTAACCATGGATATGGAGATACTAGCATAGAGTGAGAGAGCAGAGAGGCCGGTTTGAAAAAGATTTCCTGTAAATAATTTGtgggagggaaaaaaataattgcccttctgaataaagaaataattgcAGCCGTACTTTTTCAAAATGGTGtcgaaaaaacaaaatagaaaagcCTGCATGTTCACGTGAAGACTGGCGCTGCTGTACTCTGCTTCTCTTTTTCCATAAGCTACAGAAACCGTCCAAGAAATCTCTCTTCCGTCGGTTGCCAAACGGGACCACATCCGtatttattgaaaaacatttgGGACCACAGCCGGTTCATACAGTCACCATTACTACGCAAGTCCAAGACTCTAAGTCCAAGAGAAGTTCATCCGAAATTTACTGGAGAAAGCCTAGCTATATATCTCTGGGAAGCATTCCAGAGCAGAGAGATTGGATATTTTGCTTAGAAATGGAATTCTCATGcttcttgttgttgtttgtgGCTTTCATCATAGACCTTGGAGAATGCCAAAGTAATGGGTGTGCTGAATTGCCGTGTGGAGCTCGTGGCCCAGTCATCCGATTTCCCTTCTGGGTTAACAGTCAGCCAGAGCACTGTGGGTATCCTGGGTTTAATCTCTCCTGCACTGATACAAACGATACAGTGGTTGAGCTGCCGAATTCAGTCAAGCTTTTTGTCAAACGGATTGACTACAAATCTCAGGTACTTCAATTATACGATCTAGCTCATTGTATTCCAAAGCAGCTTAGGAGACTCAATTTATCTTCCTCGCCTTTCCAATTCGAAGAAGATTCCCCTGAAGTCCAGACTTTGTCTTCAGGGGAATCTTCATCAACTAGCCTTACAGACTTTGTCTTCTTCAATTGTTCCCAAAGAGACGTAAAATTCAGGTTTATCCGCTGTCTTAGTAGCCAAAAACACCAGGTTTATGCCTTCGATAAACGTGGTGACCTCATGGACTTACCCCTATCATCTTGTACAAAGATGTATACTCTTCGATCAATTCCAAGTACTACAGTGCTCGGTGATGATGAGAAAAATCTTGAACTGAAATGGCCCAGACGAGTATGTGGACACTGTGAAGCAAAAGGCAAGAAATGCAGATTGAAGAATAATAGCACTGCATTAGAAACCGAATGCTTCCTCGAAGGTATTGTCTTCTCTCCAATTTCCACCTTTGAACTCAATTTCTTCATGTACAGTTTTCAAGCCAACGTGCATTCAattccacccaaaaataaaataaaatgtttgatCAACATATGTTAGCTCGGGCAAAATCACTGCACAGTACCTTTAGCCCTATTGACCTCAAGGGGTCTAAATTCAATATAACTTGGCTATTAGCAAGAAAATTTTAGGCGAaagatatattttctttttggaaatgTAGAATCAGAAGCTAATTATGTTAAATCTTTGACAGGTGCATTATCAAAGTTAGCGATCACGGGTGAGTTGTCTTGGCAAtacaaaattctttttattcGGGAGATGTAAACTATTGACTCACACATGTTTATTACACAGGTGTCACCTTAGGTTCATTTCTATTACTACTTGCTGTCTTTGCGCTCTACTGTTTCTATACTTATgataaagtagaaaaagaacatCAAGTGAAGATCGAGAAGTTTTTAGAAGACTACAGAAATTTCAAACCCACAAGATACTCGTATGTCGACATTAAAAAGATTACAAATCAGTTTTTTTGAGAAGTTAGGTGAATGAGCATATGGAACAGTATTCAAAGGAAAGCTTTCCCATGAAATCTATGTTGCAGTAAAGATTCTCAACACTTCCAAGGGAAATGGGGAAGAATTCATAAACGAAGTTGGAACAATGGGTACAATCCATCATGTTAACGTGGTTCGCTTGGTTGGCTTCTGCGCCGATGGATTTAGACGAGCTCTAGTTTATGAGTTCTTATCAAATGATTCACTAGAAAAGTTCATATCTTCAACGGATGCCAAGAATTGTATTCTTAATTTGGATAAGATGCAAGATATTGCTCTTGGGGTAGCGAAAGGAATCGAATATCTTCACCAAGGATGTGACCAACGAATCCTCCATTTTGATATTAAACCTCACAATGTTTTGCTAGACCAGAActtcaatccaaaaatttctgattttggtctTGCAAAGTTGTGTTCAAAGGATCATAGTGCAGTGTTCATGACTACAGCTAGGGGGACTATGGGTTACATTGCACCCGAAGTattctctagaaattttggaAATGTGTCTTCTAAATTAAAgcagatgtttatagttttggaatATTGTTACTTGAAATAGCCAGAGGGAGGAAAAATGTTGACATTACAGTTGAAAACACTAGCCAAGTCTACTTTCCAGAATGGATCTACAATATCCTGGAACAAAAAGAAGACCTATGAATCTTTGTTGAGGATGATGGAGATGATAAAATCGCAAAGAAACTTGCAACTGTTGGACTCTGGTGCATCCAATGACATCCAGTGGATCGTCCTTTCATAAAAGATGTGGTTAAAATGTTGGAAGGAGAAGGAGATAAATTAATTATGCCTCCTAATCCCTTTGCATCTGCTGGCCATgtaaaaaataatgca
This genomic interval from Corylus avellana chromosome ca3, CavTom2PMs-1.0 contains the following:
- the LOC132174659 gene encoding uncharacterized protein LOC132174659, which translates into the protein MVRGMLFPAGLTVLIVVLVLAHEVCSAKDSHHHSCPPSSCGNIQNISYPFRLEGDPPMCRDQRYNLSCENNQTVLYLYAGKYYVREIDYGMYTIRVVDADMKKDKTSFIPRYFLNRYNFSSGDPYSLRYPHNIYVLCDSGQYRPIGYLLGWYDVGMRETGLVWVKCEKPMISYHYLDTSTCLSNGGVNSSNSSLFHSKSYRYVLYSDYISLDDLGDSCQIEQMFPKASHSGSPIRCSDVYDRVADGFKLSWVQVLCQNFRGDDSCYLNHANFPAQCPYPSSKLSEILGKAIEVVTKTLLPQIIEDIFFEQSGENGPDYDLTLGKLGIIMITYGEDTEIKARTFPFGSLSTGAASMVVIGKSKQIHSRY